A window from Corynebacterium accolens encodes these proteins:
- a CDS encoding DUF3093 domain-containing protein has protein sequence MLYRERQWVPWYFWIFAAIVVALTSATAGLNRSVWWTIIPAVLLGAIAIWVLITWSGTVVQVEQDEDGTRWLLVKDAQLPNEVVSRSITVPKSARHNALGPQFDPAAFLVSHAWIDEHAMMVLNDPEDDTPYWLIASKDPDQLLRAFLPEQHA, from the coding sequence GTGTTGTATCGCGAACGCCAATGGGTGCCGTGGTACTTCTGGATTTTTGCAGCCATCGTTGTGGCTTTAACCTCAGCTACGGCAGGTCTCAACCGCTCTGTGTGGTGGACCATCATTCCCGCAGTCCTGCTCGGCGCCATCGCTATCTGGGTGCTCATCACGTGGTCTGGGACCGTTGTTCAAGTAGAACAAGATGAAGATGGAACGCGGTGGCTGCTCGTCAAAGACGCACAGCTACCCAATGAGGTTGTCTCTCGTTCGATTACCGTTCCAAAGTCTGCTCGCCATAACGCGCTGGGCCCGCAATTCGATCCGGCCGCATTCTTGGTCTCTCATGCCTGGATTGACGAGCACGCCATGATGGTCCTCAATGATCCTGAGGATGACACCCCATATTGGCTCATTGCCTCGAAAGATCCAGACCAACTGCTCCGCGCCTTCCTACCGGAGCAGCACGCTTAA
- a CDS encoding DUF3039 domain-containing protein gives MGCVTTTTKTIERPDIREDTSTTDNDTPKFFHYVKKDQILDSAVNGKYVVALCGETFPVTKQAKPGSPVCPDCERVFKGLRRK, from the coding sequence ATGGGGTGCGTGACTACGACTACGAAGACAATTGAACGGCCAGATATTCGTGAAGACACTTCGACGACGGATAATGACACGCCGAAGTTCTTCCACTACGTCAAAAAGGATCAGATACTCGATTCCGCGGTCAACGGCAAGTACGTCGTTGCCCTGTGCGGTGAGACCTTCCCGGTAACCAAACAAGCAAAGCCGGGCTCGCCGGTATGCCCCGATTGCGAACGCGTTTTTAAGGGTCTCCGCCGCAAGTGA
- the dut gene encoding dUTP diphosphatase, with amino-acid sequence MTDSNSLPQEQTPVGDVKIKRLDKELPMPFRAHRGDAGADLYAAEALTLQPGERALVGTGIAMALPLGTVGLIHPRSGLAAKHGLSIVNTPGTVDADYRGEIKVCLINHDPHTPIEIERGMRIAQLVVQRVELMDFSEVEDLDETFRGTGGYGSTGV; translated from the coding sequence GTGACTGATTCGAATTCGCTACCGCAGGAACAAACGCCAGTAGGAGACGTCAAAATTAAGCGCCTCGATAAAGAGCTGCCGATGCCATTTCGGGCGCATCGGGGTGACGCCGGCGCCGATCTTTACGCTGCCGAGGCGCTTACCCTCCAACCTGGCGAACGCGCCCTCGTCGGCACCGGTATTGCCATGGCCTTGCCGCTGGGCACCGTGGGATTAATTCACCCGCGATCCGGACTGGCAGCTAAACATGGGCTGTCCATTGTCAATACGCCGGGTACCGTGGATGCTGACTACCGCGGGGAGATCAAGGTGTGCCTGATTAACCACGATCCCCACACCCCGATCGAGATCGAGCGCGGCATGCGCATCGCTCAACTCGTGGTACAGCGCGTAGAACTAATGGATTTTAGCGAAGTAGAAGACTTGGATGAGACCTTCCGCGGTACCGGCGGCTACGGATCAACCGGCGTATAG
- a CDS encoding cell division protein FtsW, with translation MVIAEFYVSQVTGWRGVSSSNVEGVSWSEVSSDGIVLHVVGYMAFYFVLVLPIFLVRRYLWEKRRKQGSTPDKKSNDEQP, from the coding sequence ATGGTCATCGCTGAATTCTACGTCAGTCAAGTAACCGGTTGGCGGGGAGTGTCCTCCTCCAACGTGGAAGGAGTCTCTTGGAGCGAAGTGAGCTCTGACGGCATCGTCCTTCATGTAGTGGGATACATGGCTTTTTACTTCGTTCTAGTGCTGCCCATCTTCTTGGTTCGTCGATATCTATGGGAGAAGCGACGAAAGCAAGGGAGCACACCGGATAAGAAGAGCAATGACGAGCAGCCTTAG
- a CDS encoding HAAAP family serine/threonine permease has protein sequence MSHKLLRHGQVEHPEHDAQIPEQLPAEEKPPADGIETPFAGQEGAPAWNKEDTVWMLSLFGTAIGAGVLFLPINAGIGGIIPLLIMTVVALPMTYWAHRGMTRLVLSSSKPDGDLTDVVEEHFGVKAGVLMNILYFLSVYPILLVYSVTITNTVNSFLEHQLGITPPDRWLTSLVLVGGLILVVRMGKNVVVHVMSYLVYPFIGILVLLSLYLIPKWNTALFDSFDLSVAREASGHSMGITLMLLVPVMVFSFNHSPMISSFAVDRRQTYGKYAEYKSRKILLRAEILMVVVVMFFVFSCALSLSPADMAEAKEQNITILSYLANHFDNPVIQWIAPIIAMIAVAKSFLGHYLGAAEGFEGLLVKGSKNANKDDAESSHKLDTITLVFMLVTAWLVAWADPSILGMIETLCGPTIAIMLFLIPMVAIHKVPALARFKGKASNYFVFIMGLVALATIIYSIVQAF, from the coding sequence ATGTCCCACAAGCTCTTGCGCCACGGACAAGTCGAGCACCCGGAACACGACGCGCAGATTCCGGAACAACTACCCGCAGAAGAAAAGCCACCCGCTGACGGCATAGAGACCCCCTTTGCGGGGCAAGAAGGCGCCCCAGCGTGGAATAAGGAAGACACCGTATGGATGCTCTCCCTATTCGGCACCGCCATTGGTGCCGGCGTGCTCTTCCTTCCCATCAACGCGGGCATCGGCGGCATCATCCCGCTTCTTATCATGACCGTCGTCGCCTTGCCGATGACCTATTGGGCCCACCGCGGCATGACCCGCCTGGTCCTCTCCAGCTCAAAGCCAGACGGCGATCTCACCGACGTCGTGGAGGAACACTTCGGCGTTAAAGCCGGCGTGTTGATGAATATCCTCTACTTCCTCTCCGTCTACCCCATCCTGTTGGTGTACTCGGTAACCATCACCAACACGGTGAACTCCTTCCTGGAACACCAGCTAGGTATCACCCCTCCAGATCGCTGGCTTACCTCGCTTGTCCTCGTAGGCGGCCTCATCCTCGTTGTGCGCATGGGCAAAAACGTGGTCGTCCACGTCATGTCCTACTTGGTCTACCCGTTCATCGGCATCTTGGTGCTGCTCTCGCTGTACCTCATCCCCAAGTGGAATACCGCACTCTTTGACAGCTTCGACCTCAGCGTCGCACGCGAAGCCTCTGGACACAGCATGGGCATTACCTTGATGCTCTTGGTCCCAGTCATGGTCTTTTCCTTCAACCACTCGCCCATGATTTCTTCCTTCGCCGTCGACCGCCGCCAGACCTACGGCAAGTACGCGGAATACAAGTCCCGCAAGATCTTGCTCCGCGCGGAAATCCTCATGGTCGTCGTCGTGATGTTCTTCGTCTTCTCCTGCGCGCTGAGCCTATCGCCTGCGGATATGGCCGAGGCCAAGGAACAAAACATCACCATCTTGTCTTACCTGGCCAACCACTTTGACAACCCCGTCATCCAGTGGATTGCCCCCATCATCGCCATGATTGCCGTAGCCAAGTCCTTCTTGGGCCACTACTTGGGCGCTGCAGAAGGCTTCGAAGGCCTCCTTGTCAAAGGCAGCAAGAATGCTAATAAAGATGATGCAGAATCCAGCCACAAGCTCGACACCATCACGCTCGTCTTCATGCTGGTTACCGCATGGCTCGTTGCCTGGGCGGATCCTTCCATCCTCGGCATGATTGAGACCCTATGCGGCCCGACCATCGCCATCATGCTGTTCCTTATCCCGATGGTCGCCATCCACAAGGTCCCAGCGCTCGCCCGCTTCAAGGGCAAGGCCTCCAACTACTTCGTCTTCATCATGGGCCTCGTTGCCCTCGCCACCATCATCTACTCCATCGTGCAGGCTTTCTAA
- a CDS encoding inositol monophosphatase family protein, producing MLASVEEGTMVGMDHDIDFLQLRDFAESTAVRAAALIRTHRADLVAGDGIAAHTQTKSSAVDPVTEVDTATEEFITRTIKESRPGDGLLGEEGASFDGTTGVRWIVDPIDGTVNFLYGIPDYAVSIGAEYDGRLVAGAVVNVARGQVYSAAAGEGATVATADGTRSSLRCGEQDDPALSLVATGFGYGAQRRKQQAELLTKLLPQVRDIRRIGAAALDLCRVAEGSVDAYFEHGINAWDFAAGALIAREAGAKVHHPGLDKGSADGELTWAAGVNLAPAFEDLLAGHGAKEAMRG from the coding sequence ATGCTCGCAAGTGTAGAAGAAGGCACAATGGTTGGCATGGATCATGACATAGATTTTCTGCAGCTGCGAGATTTTGCGGAATCTACCGCCGTGCGCGCGGCCGCACTTATCCGCACGCACCGCGCCGACTTGGTTGCTGGAGACGGTATTGCGGCACATACCCAGACAAAATCGAGCGCCGTCGACCCGGTGACGGAGGTCGATACCGCCACCGAGGAGTTTATTACGCGCACGATTAAGGAAAGCCGCCCTGGCGATGGCCTATTAGGTGAGGAAGGCGCGAGCTTCGACGGGACGACCGGGGTCAGGTGGATTGTGGACCCCATCGACGGCACGGTCAATTTCCTTTACGGCATTCCGGACTACGCGGTCTCCATCGGCGCGGAATACGATGGCCGCCTGGTAGCAGGCGCTGTGGTCAATGTGGCGCGGGGGCAGGTGTATTCCGCAGCGGCCGGCGAAGGTGCCACGGTTGCCACTGCGGATGGCACGCGGTCTTCGCTACGGTGCGGTGAACAAGATGACCCCGCGCTTTCCTTGGTTGCGACGGGATTTGGCTATGGCGCACAGCGGCGCAAGCAACAGGCGGAGCTGCTGACCAAGTTGCTGCCGCAGGTCCGCGATATCCGCCGCATTGGAGCAGCCGCCCTCGATCTGTGCCGCGTGGCCGAGGGGAGCGTAGATGCCTATTTTGAGCACGGCATTAACGCTTGGGATTTTGCCGCCGGTGCTCTCATTGCCCGCGAGGCGGGTGCGAAGGTCCATCACCCAGGGCTGGACAAGGGGTCCGCTGATGGTGAATTAACCTGGGCCGCGGGGGTGAATTTGGCACCCGCATTTGAGGATCTTTTGGCAGGACATGGCGCTAAGGAAGCGATGCGGGGGTGA
- a CDS encoding RNA polymerase sigma factor, producing MAATDSSDQALGEDDKSVEASTPXKKTAKKTXKKTAKKTAKKTAKKTAKKTAKKTAKKTAKKSAKKSAKKAVKKTVRASAAEPQDSPANSAEKAPSEAEDAEDQLDAVEQDTPAEDVDFDPTHEDIEEDEFDAPTDLDEDDIQEELGEEEDEDEVEDTSSVWDEEESVALRQARKDAQLTASADSVRAYLKQIGKVALLNAEQEVSLAKRIEAGLYAQHRMDEMEKARAEGDKAAKLSPMEKRDLRSIARDGRKAKNHLLEANLRLVVSLAKRYTGRGMAFLDLIQEGNLGLIRAVEKFDYTKGYKFSTYATWWIRQAITRAMADQARTIRIPVHMVEVINKLGRIQRELLQDLGREPTPQELAKEMDITEEKVMEIQQYAREPISLDQTIGDEGDSQLGDFIEDSEAVIAVDAVSFTLLQDQLQDVLTTLSEREAGVVRLRFGLTDGMPRTLDEIGQVYGVTRERIRQIESKTMSKLRHPSRSQVLRDYLD from the coding sequence GTGGCAGCCACTGATTCTTCAGACCAGGCACTCGGCGAGGACGATAAGTCTGTCGAGGCATCTACTCCTGMAAAGAAGACCGCCAAAAAGACGGMAAARAAAACGGCRAARAAAACCGCCAAGAAGACAGCTAAAAAGACGGCGAAAAAGACTGCCAAGAAAACGGCTAAGAAGACCGCCAAGAAGTCAGCGAAGAAATCAGCCAAGAAAGCTGTCAAAAAGACCGTGCGAGCCTCTGCGGCGGAACCGCAAGACTCCCCCGCAAACTCCGCGGAGAAAGCACCGTCGGAAGCTGAGGACGCAGAGGATCAGCTCGACGCCGTTGAGCAAGACACCCCTGCGGAAGACGTCGACTTCGACCCCACCCATGAGGACATCGAAGAGGACGAATTCGATGCCCCCACTGACCTCGATGAAGACGATATTCAGGAAGAGTTGGGCGAAGAAGAAGACGAGGACGAAGTAGAAGATACATCCTCGGTCTGGGATGAGGAAGAATCCGTCGCCCTGCGCCAGGCACGCAAGGATGCTCAGCTGACCGCCTCCGCCGACTCCGTGCGTGCGTACCTCAAGCAGATCGGTAAGGTTGCCCTGCTGAATGCTGAGCAGGAGGTCTCTTTGGCAAAGCGCATCGAGGCTGGCCTGTACGCGCAGCACCGCATGGACGAGATGGAAAAGGCTCGCGCGGAGGGCGATAAGGCTGCCAAGCTCTCCCCCATGGAAAAGCGCGACCTGCGCAGCATCGCAAGGGACGGGCGCAAGGCTAAGAACCACCTGTTGGAAGCCAACCTTCGCCTTGTGGTCTCCTTAGCCAAGCGCTATACCGGCCGCGGCATGGCTTTCTTGGACCTTATCCAGGAAGGCAACTTGGGCCTTATCCGTGCGGTGGAAAAGTTCGACTACACCAAGGGCTATAAGTTCTCTACCTACGCCACGTGGTGGATCCGCCAGGCCATTACCCGCGCAATGGCTGACCAGGCCCGCACCATCCGCATCCCGGTTCACATGGTGGAGGTCATCAACAAGCTGGGCCGCATCCAGCGCGAGCTGCTGCAGGACTTGGGCCGCGAGCCCACCCCGCAGGAGCTGGCAAAGGAAATGGACATCACCGAAGAAAAGGTGATGGAAATTCAGCAGTATGCGCGTGAGCCCATCTCGCTGGACCAGACCATCGGTGATGAGGGCGATTCTCAGTTGGGTGACTTCATCGAGGACTCTGAGGCCGTCATCGCCGTCGATGCCGTGTCCTTCACGTTGCTGCAGGACCAGCTCCAGGACGTGCTGACCACGTTGTCTGAGCGCGAAGCTGGCGTCGTGCGCCTGCGCTTCGGGCTTACCGATGGCATGCCGCGCACTTTAGACGAGATCGGCCAGGTCTACGGCGTTACCCGCGAGCGCATCCGTCAGATCGAGTCCAAGACGATGTCGAAGCTGCGCCACCCCTCTCGTTCGCAGGTATTGCGCGATTATCTCGACTAA
- a CDS encoding DUF4193 domain-containing protein → MATDYDAPRRGAEDELETDSLEGLKAAEPESNGMDDDGEIVEAFQPPSVDLTGEELNVQVVPRQEDEFTCGSCFLVQSNKRYSHEEDGMPICKDCA, encoded by the coding sequence ATGGCCACCGATTATGACGCACCGCGCCGCGGTGCAGAAGACGAACTTGAAACTGACTCTTTAGAGGGACTGAAAGCAGCTGAACCCGAAAGCAACGGCATGGATGACGATGGCGAAATCGTCGAAGCATTCCAACCGCCATCAGTTGACCTCACCGGCGAAGAGCTCAACGTACAGGTCGTTCCCCGTCAAGAAGACGAATTTACCTGCGGCTCCTGCTTTTTGGTCCAGTCCAATAAGCGTTATTCGCACGAAGAAGATGGCATGCCCATCTGTAAGGATTGTGCCTAA
- a CDS encoding DUF3710 domain-containing protein — MGIWPFGKKKNDDGRKEEPENPQQSQPQEPAADSAGSASAESSSFASVKDTAADAAAASGQVPTEFAHDAVNGETGPFDGDSVNIEDFDFSDSSIGILDLGSMRIPLPKDSQVQVEMGEQGPKMLHIVTKAGRITPVAFAAPRKPGQWAESVEEIKEGMSRDGLSVTTEQGPWGLEIVGKNDNGQLRVIGAEGPRWMMRLTLAAPTGLEEDLAQIARDVASRTFVYRGEDPILAGNALPVIMPKQLVEQVKQAMEKRQQEQAGANSQAQAAQGHPENGVGGPDPAAEAEAEKQLRDLGAQPRKGENESPTHDKDKGSNPDSDK; from the coding sequence ATGGGCATTTGGCCATTTGGCAAAAAGAAAAACGATGACGGCCGGAAAGAAGAGCCGGAAAACCCTCAACAATCGCAGCCACAAGAGCCTGCCGCTGATTCCGCAGGATCGGCTTCGGCTGAATCGAGTTCCTTTGCATCCGTAAAAGATACGGCTGCCGACGCCGCCGCAGCCTCGGGACAGGTGCCAACGGAGTTTGCCCACGACGCCGTAAATGGCGAAACCGGCCCCTTTGATGGCGATTCCGTCAATATCGAAGACTTTGACTTCTCTGATTCTTCCATCGGAATCTTGGACCTTGGCTCGATGCGCATCCCGCTGCCAAAGGATTCCCAAGTCCAGGTAGAAATGGGCGAACAAGGCCCGAAGATGCTGCACATTGTCACGAAGGCGGGCCGTATTACTCCCGTTGCCTTCGCAGCGCCGCGAAAGCCTGGCCAGTGGGCAGAATCCGTGGAAGAAATCAAGGAAGGCATGAGCCGCGATGGGCTATCCGTCACCACGGAGCAAGGCCCTTGGGGGCTGGAGATCGTCGGCAAGAATGACAACGGTCAGCTCCGCGTCATTGGCGCCGAAGGCCCGCGGTGGATGATGCGCTTGACTCTTGCGGCACCTACCGGCCTTGAAGAGGATTTGGCGCAGATCGCGCGCGATGTAGCATCGCGCACCTTTGTCTACCGCGGTGAGGATCCTATTTTGGCGGGCAACGCACTGCCGGTCATCATGCCCAAGCAGCTGGTGGAGCAGGTCAAACAAGCCATGGAAAAGCGCCAGCAGGAACAAGCAGGCGCAAATTCCCAGGCGCAGGCGGCCCAAGGCCACCCAGAAAACGGGGTAGGCGGCCCCGATCCCGCAGCTGAGGCGGAAGCCGAAAAGCAGCTGCGCGATTTGGGCGCGCAGCCACGCAAGGGGGAGAATGAATCTCCTACACATGACAAAGACAAGGGGTCTAACCCCGATTCCGATAAGTAA
- the dtd gene encoding D-aminoacyl-tRNA deacylase, giving the protein MRAVLTRVSEAAVTVAGETVGAIDCPETGGLLALVGVSREDLADWKPRAEKMARKIAELRILDGEVSVADAGAPVLVVSQFTLYGRTAKGRRPSWADAAPGEEAEPVIEYIIERLRERNIAVESGQFGAMMRVSSVNEGPFTVLVET; this is encoded by the coding sequence ATGCGCGCAGTCCTAACCCGCGTATCCGAAGCAGCCGTCACCGTTGCGGGCGAGACCGTCGGCGCCATCGACTGCCCTGAGACGGGTGGGCTTTTAGCCCTCGTCGGTGTCTCCCGAGAGGATTTAGCCGATTGGAAACCGCGTGCAGAAAAGATGGCCCGCAAGATAGCGGAGCTGCGCATCCTAGACGGTGAAGTATCGGTTGCCGATGCCGGAGCCCCAGTCTTGGTGGTCAGTCAGTTCACGCTGTATGGCCGCACCGCCAAAGGGAGGCGCCCATCATGGGCCGATGCGGCCCCGGGAGAAGAGGCCGAGCCGGTCATCGAGTACATCATCGAGCGACTCCGCGAGCGTAATATCGCGGTCGAATCAGGCCAATTCGGGGCTATGATGCGCGTATCGTCCGTCAACGAGGGGCCCTTCACGGTTTTGGTCGAGACCTAA
- a CDS encoding DUF3099 domain-containing protein, which produces MFGKKERFLITDAKLSPAQDRRRRELWYGFFQFLRVPSLLIAGVFLYLHWWLLAAIIVGVTFPLPWIAVVIGNSRGEKKDKRDKNVYKPAMNRQLYSQYQNQQISRGGSKAIESQHSVIDHDDTASD; this is translated from the coding sequence GTGTTTGGCAAAAAGGAACGTTTTCTCATCACGGATGCCAAGCTCTCGCCCGCACAAGATCGCAGGCGCCGGGAGCTGTGGTACGGATTTTTCCAATTCCTGCGCGTGCCGTCCCTGCTCATTGCCGGGGTCTTTTTATACCTGCATTGGTGGCTGCTCGCGGCGATTATCGTGGGCGTGACCTTTCCTTTGCCGTGGATTGCCGTGGTCATTGGCAATAGCCGCGGGGAGAAGAAGGACAAGCGCGATAAAAATGTCTATAAACCCGCGATGAATCGTCAGCTATATTCGCAGTATCAGAACCAACAGATTTCCCGCGGCGGCTCCAAGGCAATCGAATCTCAGCATTCCGTTATTGACCATGACGATACTGCCTCCGATTAG
- a CDS encoding DEAD/DEAH box helicase yields MRTFKKTNLRAWQQSALDKFLATKPQDFMAVATPGAGKTTFALRIATELMEDRTVERVIVVVPTEHLKTQWSAAAARVGLALDPAFTNSSAVNPSMDGIVVTYAQVGMHPFKHRAVASARRTLVILDEIHHAGDAKSWGDGVKEAYDDVNHRLALTGTPFRSDESPIPFVRYEDDGEGHKVSRADHTYDYGDALADGVVRPVVFLSYSGEARWRDSAGEEHSARLGDIMNVEQXARAXRXALDPKGEWXPAVLQAAHTRLMQMRRNMPDAGGLVLASDTTTARAYAKILKQLSNTPVSVILSDDPGSSDRIQEFADSTDEWMVAVRMVSEGVDVPRLAVGVYATSASTPLFFAQAIGRFVRSRMPGETASVFLPSVPVLLGLAEHMEKSRDHVLGKEKTEKEGWDDELLEQANQKKTEPDMLEKSYESLGAEAEFSGLLYNGSQFNTGDMTSDEEADFLGIPGLLDADQVKDLLRKKQXEEMDRREAEXKARXAAEXEEXHRRKIYGMGHAPAAKQQESDSAEETGVVDELGALRKELNTVVSIAAQSSGRPHGAIHTEVRKACGGPPTALCSADQLRERINYLRKW; encoded by the coding sequence GTGAGGACGTTTAAGAAGACGAACCTCCGCGCGTGGCAGCAATCAGCCCTCGATAAATTCCTCGCCACCAAGCCACAAGACTTTATGGCCGTGGCGACCCCAGGTGCGGGTAAGACCACCTTTGCTCTGCGCATCGCGACGGAACTCATGGAAGATCGCACGGTAGAGCGCGTCATCGTTGTGGTGCCGACCGAGCACCTGAAGACGCAGTGGTCTGCCGCCGCCGCGCGGGTGGGCTTGGCCTTGGATCCTGCCTTCACGAATTCCTCTGCGGTCAACCCCAGCATGGATGGCATCGTGGTGACCTATGCCCAAGTGGGCATGCACCCATTCAAGCACCGCGCCGTTGCCTCCGCGCGGCGCACCTTGGTGATCTTGGACGAGATCCACCACGCCGGTGATGCCAAAAGCTGGGGCGATGGCGTCAAGGAGGCCTACGACGACGTCAACCACCGCCTCGCGCTGACCGGTACGCCGTTTCGCTCCGATGAATCACCCATCCCCTTTGTGCGCTATGAGGACGATGGGGAAGGCCACAAGGTCTCGCGCGCCGACCACACTTACGATTACGGCGATGCGCTTGCCGATGGCGTCGTGCGCCCCGTCGTCTTCTTGTCCTACTCCGGCGAGGCGCGCTGGCGGGACTCCGCCGGGGAGGAGCACTCCGCGCGCCTGGGTGACATCATGAACGTGGAACAAMCCGCGCGCGCCKGGCGCMCCGCGCTCGAYCCCAAGGGCGAATGGAYCCCCGCCGTGCTGCAGGCGGCGCACACCCGCCTCATGCAGATGCGGCGCAATATGCCGGATGCCGGCGGGCTCGTGCTCGCTTCCGATACCACCACCGCCCGCGCCTACGCGAAAATCCTCAAGCAACTCTCCAATACCCCAGTCTCGGTCATTTTGTCCGATGACCCAGGCTCCTCGGACCGCATTCAAGAATTTGCGGACTCCACCGATGAATGGATGGTTGCCGTACGCATGGTGTCCGAGGGCGTTGACGTGCCCCGCCTCGCGGTGGGCGTTTACGCCACCTCCGCGTCAACCCCCTTGTTCTTCGCCCAGGCAATCGGCCGCTTCGTGCGCTCCCGCATGCCGGGTGAAACCGCCTCGGTATTCCTGCCCTCCGTCCCCGTGCTGCTCGGCCTTGCAGAGCACATGGAAAAATCCCGCGACCACGTCCTGGGCAAAGAAAAGACCGAGAAAGAAGGCTGGGACGACGAGCTACTCGAGCAGGCAAACCAGAAAAAGACCGAACCGGACATGCTGGAAAAGTCCTACGAGTCCTTAGGCGCCGAAGCCGAATTCTCTGGCCTGCTCTATAACGGATCGCAGTTTAATACCGGCGATATGACCTCTGATGAAGAAGCCGATTTCCTTGGCATCCCCGGGCTCCTCGATGCCGACCAGGTCAAAGACCTACTGCGCAAGAAGCAAYCCGAGGAAATGGACCGTCGCGAGGCTGAGRAAAAAGCGCGCSGGGCAGCCGAGGMAGAAGAGSCCCACCGCCGCAAGATTTACGGCATGGGTCATGCGCCCGCCGCGAAGCAGCAAGAGTCCGATTCCGCAGAGGAAACCGGTGTGGTGGATGAGCTCGGCGCGCTGCGCAAGGAGCTCAACACGGTGGTCTCCATCGCTGCGCAAAGCTCTGGCCGGCCGCACGGTGCCATCCATACCGAGGTCCGCAAGGCCTGCGGTGGGCCGCCCACCGCGTTATGCAGCGCGGACCAACTGCGCGAGCGCATCAATTACTTGCGCAAGTGGTAG
- the ppgK gene encoding polyphosphate--glucose phosphotransferase, with protein MTTHTGHSFGIDIGGSGIKGAEVDLKNGEFVGPRLKIPTPQPSTPHEVATVVAQIVREKEWDKPVGITLPSVVSNHTVHSAANISPEWIGVDTTELFSRYLDVDFVVLNDADAAGLAEVAYGNELAKTGSVIFLTLGTGIGSAFFLNGQLFPNTELGHLMVGTDEAEAIASSAAKEREGLKYKEWAPRLNRVLQEYEKLFNPQAFLIGGGISRKFHKWGPHLTIDTPVMPAQLQNRAGIVGAAMAVLEGLEP; from the coding sequence ATGACTACTCATACTGGCCACTCATTTGGCATCGATATCGGCGGCTCAGGCATTAAGGGCGCAGAAGTCGACCTCAAAAACGGTGAATTCGTGGGCCCGCGGCTGAAGATCCCTACCCCACAGCCATCCACACCACATGAGGTAGCCACGGTGGTCGCCCAAATTGTGCGCGAAAAAGAGTGGGACAAGCCCGTCGGCATCACCTTGCCCTCGGTGGTGTCGAACCACACGGTGCACTCCGCTGCCAATATCTCACCTGAGTGGATAGGCGTGGATACCACCGAGTTGTTTTCGCGTTATCTAGACGTTGACTTTGTGGTCTTAAATGATGCCGATGCCGCAGGCCTTGCGGAAGTCGCGTATGGAAACGAGTTGGCCAAAACCGGATCCGTCATCTTTTTGACGCTGGGAACCGGCATCGGGTCAGCCTTCTTCCTCAACGGTCAGCTCTTCCCCAATACTGAGCTTGGCCACCTCATGGTGGGAACTGACGAGGCCGAGGCGATTGCGTCCTCCGCCGCCAAGGAACGCGAAGGACTGAAGTACAAGGAGTGGGCGCCTCGGCTCAATCGTGTGCTGCAGGAATACGAGAAATTATTTAATCCCCAGGCTTTCCTCATCGGGGGTGGCATATCTCGCAAATTCCACAAATGGGGCCCCCACTTAACTATTGATACCCCCGTAATGCCTGCACAGTTGCAAAATCGTGCGGGTATTGTAGGTGCAGCGATGGCGGTATTAGAAGGCCTAGAGCCATAA